In Gemmata obscuriglobus, a single genomic region encodes these proteins:
- a CDS encoding NPCBM/NEW2 domain-containing protein: MLPLLLTAVLGAPPDQPEFTASGTGADTPTGKLAAISFALGAQVSTADGPKTVKGLVSLRQVGRPLPPFPNGAHLVTAVGDRIPGTFSGGDAKQLRFRHATSSDDWHVTADMVAAVWLRPPPADSPPDPAKYAWLTGPAPRDALLYRNGDTARGSITGFTEQGVKFTTDAGAAREVPFVDLTAIGFNPRLVRARKPKGPFAHLVLTDGTRLAVSEAAVKDRTLVCKAVCGPAFEVKLAQIVALHVLQGTATYLSDLKPAKADTVAFLGTAWDWAADRSVRGQPLRLRLGDDENTFDKGLGTHPKTVLTYDLAGKYIRFESLVGLDTVTGRRGRADVRIRVDGKEVPLPELKVLTAGNAVPVKVDVRGAKELTLVVDFGPTGDVQADVNWGAARLVAE, encoded by the coding sequence ATGTTACCGCTGCTCCTCACCGCCGTCCTCGGCGCCCCGCCGGATCAACCCGAGTTCACCGCGAGCGGCACTGGCGCCGATACCCCGACCGGAAAGCTCGCCGCCATTTCGTTCGCCCTCGGCGCGCAGGTGTCGACCGCCGACGGCCCGAAAACCGTAAAGGGGTTGGTCTCGCTGCGGCAGGTCGGTCGTCCCCTGCCTCCCTTCCCGAACGGTGCGCACCTCGTGACCGCGGTCGGCGACCGCATCCCGGGCACGTTTAGTGGTGGCGATGCGAAGCAGCTCCGCTTCCGCCACGCGACCAGCTCCGATGACTGGCACGTTACGGCGGATATGGTTGCAGCGGTCTGGCTCCGCCCGCCGCCCGCGGACTCGCCTCCCGACCCCGCCAAGTACGCATGGCTCACCGGCCCAGCGCCGCGTGACGCGTTACTGTACCGCAACGGCGATACGGCCCGCGGCTCGATCACCGGGTTTACGGAGCAGGGCGTCAAGTTTACGACGGACGCCGGCGCAGCCCGCGAAGTCCCGTTCGTTGATCTCACGGCGATCGGGTTCAACCCGCGTCTGGTGCGCGCCCGTAAGCCGAAGGGACCGTTCGCGCACCTCGTTCTGACCGACGGAACGAGGCTCGCTGTGTCGGAGGCGGCGGTGAAGGACCGCACACTTGTGTGCAAGGCGGTGTGCGGGCCTGCGTTCGAAGTGAAGCTCGCTCAGATCGTCGCGCTCCACGTGCTGCAGGGAACCGCGACTTACCTTTCAGACCTGAAACCGGCGAAAGCGGACACGGTCGCCTTCTTGGGTACGGCGTGGGACTGGGCGGCCGATCGGTCCGTTCGCGGTCAGCCGTTACGCCTGAGGCTCGGCGACGACGAGAACACGTTCGACAAAGGGCTCGGCACCCACCCGAAAACGGTTCTCACTTACGACCTCGCGGGGAAGTACATACGGTTCGAGTCGCTCGTTGGGCTCGACACGGTCACGGGCAGACGCGGGCGTGCCGATGTCCGCATTCGCGTGGACGGTAAAGAGGTGCCGCTGCCGGAACTGAAGGTACTCACGGCCGGGAACGCGGTTCCGGTGAAGGTGGACGTGCGCGGGGCGAAGGAGTTGACGCTCGTAGTCGACTTCGGCCCCACCGGCGACGTGCAAGCCGACGTGAACTGGGGTGCCGCCCGACTCGTTGCGGAATAG
- a CDS encoding sugar phosphate isomerase/epimerase family protein, translating into MLTDRRQFLAAPAALAAATSVSAREPEGPKPRPIRIGVSTYSFWQFKNDKLRDIETCIDLAGEMGFDAVEVLHRQMTDESAAAMQKIKRRAFLNGMGLCGFSIHQGFVFKSKEERQKNVAHTIKCLEMCYAMGIPTMRVNTGRWGTIKSFDELMKNRGIEPNLPDVGDDEGFKWVIDALTECLKSAEKCGVVMGLENHWGLGRTPEGVLKIVDAVDSPWLRVTMDTGNFLEDPYDKLEKLAPKAVLVQAKTYFGGGLWYSLDLDNARIARMLRKHKYAGFVSLEFEGKEDPRTGVPKSLEVLRKAFAT; encoded by the coding sequence ATGCTCACCGACCGTCGCCAGTTCCTCGCCGCGCCCGCGGCCCTTGCCGCCGCCACGAGCGTTTCCGCCCGGGAGCCCGAAGGGCCGAAGCCGCGGCCCATCCGGATCGGGGTCTCGACGTACTCGTTCTGGCAGTTCAAGAACGACAAGCTCCGCGACATCGAGACGTGCATCGACCTGGCCGGCGAGATGGGGTTCGACGCGGTCGAGGTGCTGCACCGCCAGATGACCGACGAGAGCGCGGCCGCGATGCAGAAGATCAAGCGCCGGGCGTTCCTCAACGGGATGGGCCTGTGCGGCTTCTCGATCCACCAGGGGTTCGTTTTCAAGAGCAAGGAGGAGCGGCAGAAGAACGTCGCGCACACGATCAAGTGTTTGGAGATGTGCTACGCGATGGGCATCCCGACCATGCGCGTGAACACCGGCCGGTGGGGCACCATCAAGAGCTTCGACGAGCTCATGAAGAACCGCGGGATCGAGCCGAACCTGCCCGACGTCGGCGACGACGAGGGGTTCAAGTGGGTGATCGACGCGCTGACCGAGTGCCTGAAGAGCGCGGAGAAGTGCGGCGTGGTGATGGGGCTCGAGAACCACTGGGGGCTGGGGCGCACGCCGGAGGGGGTGCTCAAGATCGTGGACGCCGTCGATTCGCCGTGGCTGCGGGTGACGATGGACACCGGCAACTTCCTTGAGGACCCCTACGACAAGCTCGAGAAGCTGGCCCCGAAGGCGGTGCTGGTGCAGGCCAAGACGTACTTCGGCGGCGGGCTGTGGTACTCGCTGGACCTGGACAACGCGCGGATCGCGCGGATGCTCCGCAAGCACAAGTATGCGGGGTTCGTCTCGCTGGAGTTCGAGGGGAAAGAAGACCCGCGCACGGGCGTGCCGAAGAGCCTTGAGGTACTGCGTAAAGCCTTCGCGACGTGA
- a CDS encoding serine/threonine protein kinase codes for MSVPSSVEELLQLIRKSGMVDETKLTTYLQRRQLTRGLPADPREFADELVQDGIVTYFQSEQFMLGKWRGFTVGKFKLLERVGVGGMGQVFLCEHMFMRRRVAVKVLPPAKAEQPAALGRFYREARAAGSLDHPNIVRTHDIDQDGNLHFIVMDYVDGPNLLDVVKKFGPLDLARAVSYVRQVANGLEYAFRNKLIHRDIKPGNILVDRKGVARILDMGLARFLNDHTDQLTIKYDDKIVLGTADYVAPEQVANSHSVDIRADIYGLGATLYFLLAGHPPFPTGTVSQKLLWHRTKDPTPIRQIRPEVPEGLAVIVGKMMAKDPKARFQTPAQVVAELDAYLPASVPLPSPDEMPLLSPAAMEGASPDDEGASEAVAETPLNASATLGPATPVKAAAVLSGSTVTVAPPALNPFGTPAAPWGGSVRPKPPSRPAMAPLPQPPLPRPGDSAGPDAIPPAKRSGPFAPSNPFREDAVSGRAAPRRAAPWVLLGAGAVAVAVLAALLALKLM; via the coding sequence ATGTCTGTACCCTCCTCGGTCGAAGAGCTGCTCCAGTTGATCCGCAAGAGCGGGATGGTGGACGAGACCAAGCTCACCACCTACCTCCAGCGGCGCCAGCTCACCCGCGGGCTGCCCGCCGACCCCCGCGAGTTCGCCGACGAACTGGTCCAGGACGGCATCGTCACCTACTTCCAGTCCGAGCAGTTCATGCTCGGCAAATGGCGCGGGTTCACCGTCGGTAAGTTCAAGCTCCTGGAGCGCGTGGGCGTGGGCGGCATGGGGCAGGTGTTCCTGTGCGAACACATGTTCATGCGCCGCCGGGTGGCGGTCAAGGTGCTGCCGCCGGCGAAGGCCGAGCAGCCGGCCGCCCTCGGGCGGTTCTACCGCGAGGCCCGCGCCGCCGGCAGCCTCGACCACCCGAACATCGTCCGCACCCACGACATCGACCAGGACGGCAACCTCCACTTCATCGTGATGGACTACGTGGACGGGCCGAACCTGCTCGACGTGGTCAAGAAGTTCGGCCCGCTCGACCTGGCCCGCGCCGTCAGCTACGTGCGGCAGGTGGCGAACGGGCTGGAGTACGCGTTCCGCAACAAGCTGATCCACCGCGACATCAAGCCCGGCAACATCCTCGTCGACCGCAAGGGGGTGGCCCGCATCCTCGACATGGGGCTCGCCCGGTTCCTGAACGACCACACCGACCAGCTCACCATCAAGTACGACGACAAGATCGTACTCGGGACCGCCGACTACGTGGCCCCGGAGCAGGTGGCGAACAGCCACTCGGTGGACATCCGGGCCGACATCTACGGGCTGGGGGCGACGCTCTACTTCTTGCTCGCGGGGCACCCGCCGTTCCCGACCGGCACGGTGTCGCAGAAGCTCCTCTGGCACCGGACCAAGGACCCGACCCCGATCCGGCAGATCCGGCCCGAGGTGCCCGAGGGGCTGGCCGTGATCGTCGGCAAGATGATGGCGAAGGACCCGAAGGCGCGGTTCCAGACGCCGGCGCAAGTGGTCGCCGAACTGGACGCGTACCTGCCAGCGTCCGTGCCGCTGCCGTCCCCGGACGAGATGCCGCTGCTGAGCCCGGCTGCGATGGAGGGCGCGAGCCCCGACGACGAGGGCGCCAGCGAGGCGGTAGCGGAAACGCCGCTCAACGCCTCCGCGACCCTCGGCCCGGCTACCCCGGTGAAGGCCGCCGCGGTGCTGTCCGGCAGCACAGTAACGGTCGCGCCGCCGGCGCTGAACCCGTTCGGCACGCCGGCCGCGCCTTGGGGCGGCTCGGTGCGGCCGAAGCCGCCGTCGCGCCCGGCAATGGCCCCGCTCCCGCAACCGCCCCTCCCACGCCCGGGCGACTCCGCCGGCCCCGACGCCATCCCGCCCGCGAAGCGGTCCGGCCCGTTCGCGCCGTCGAACCCGTTCCGCGAGGACGCCGTTTCCGGCCGCGCCGCGCCGCGCCGCGCGGCCCCTTGGGTGCTTCTGGGTGCCGGTGCCGTCGCCGTTGCCGTGCTCGCCGCACTGCTGGCGCTGAAGCTGATGTGA
- a CDS encoding SCO family protein, which translates to MTRRTVPLFALVLAGCGSLSSPSQPAKEPDLEYPVGEFVLTERCSATVTDRDLRGKVWIGSFIFTRCNGPCPAVTSSMQRLQTELAEELRGGKLKLVTFTVDPARDDLKALNEYANARKADPNNWLFLTGDEKTIHRLLQDQFKQAVERKLGPDVKEGDEFGHSTRLVVVDRDGVIRAMYEGLPNDEFPDGKQRFEAGLERLKDRVRELLR; encoded by the coding sequence ATGACGCGTCGCACCGTGCCGCTCTTCGCACTGGTTCTGGCGGGCTGCGGTTCGCTCTCGTCCCCCAGCCAACCGGCGAAAGAGCCGGACCTCGAGTACCCGGTGGGTGAGTTCGTGCTCACCGAACGCTGCAGCGCCACCGTTACCGACCGCGACCTGCGCGGGAAGGTGTGGATCGGGTCGTTCATCTTCACCCGGTGCAACGGGCCGTGCCCGGCCGTCACTTCGTCCATGCAGCGGCTCCAGACCGAACTCGCCGAAGAACTCCGCGGCGGAAAGCTGAAGCTCGTCACGTTCACGGTGGACCCCGCACGCGACGACCTGAAGGCGCTCAACGAGTACGCCAACGCGCGCAAGGCCGACCCCAATAACTGGCTGTTCCTGACCGGCGATGAGAAGACCATTCACCGACTGCTTCAGGACCAGTTCAAGCAAGCGGTGGAGCGAAAGCTCGGTCCGGACGTGAAAGAGGGCGACGAGTTCGGCCACAGCACGCGGCTCGTGGTGGTGGACCGGGACGGCGTGATCCGGGCGATGTACGAAGGGCTCCCGAACGATGAGTTTCCTGACGGGAAGCAGCGTTTCGAAGCGGGACTCGAGCGATTGAAAGACCGGGTGCGTGAACTGCTGCGCTGA
- a CDS encoding cytochrome c oxidase subunit 3 — translation MSASTHSPVLKHHFEDLGQQHACERLGIWMFLTTEILFFGGLFAAYTVYRMYYPAEFVFASSYLNRTFATVNTMLLITSSLTITLAIRSAKLGDRAAVIRNLLITAALASAFMVVKGFEYNNDFEERYVAGAPFRVEYDKAVTKLAPLSDADAAKFVKDNHANKHPEIQHWAAQLALHNREGVGHGALDPGKVQLFLCFYYIMTGIHGIHIIIGIGCILWVAWEAWRGTVPPENYSTVEVVSLYWHLVDAIWLFLMPLLYLAGAGAHH, via the coding sequence TTGTCGGCTAGCACCCACTCACCGGTGCTCAAGCACCACTTCGAGGATCTCGGCCAGCAGCACGCGTGCGAGCGGCTGGGGATCTGGATGTTCCTGACGACGGAGATCCTGTTCTTCGGCGGGCTGTTCGCGGCGTACACCGTTTACCGGATGTACTATCCGGCGGAGTTCGTGTTCGCGAGCTCGTACCTGAACCGGACCTTCGCGACCGTGAACACCATGCTGCTGATCACCAGCAGCTTGACGATCACGCTGGCGATCCGCTCGGCCAAGCTGGGCGACCGCGCGGCGGTGATCCGGAACCTGCTCATCACCGCGGCGCTGGCGTCCGCGTTCATGGTGGTGAAGGGGTTCGAGTACAACAACGACTTCGAGGAGCGTTACGTCGCCGGGGCGCCGTTCCGGGTCGAGTACGACAAGGCTGTGACCAAGCTCGCTCCGCTGAGCGACGCGGACGCCGCTAAGTTCGTAAAGGACAACCACGCGAACAAGCACCCCGAGATCCAGCACTGGGCGGCGCAACTCGCCCTGCACAACCGCGAGGGCGTGGGCCACGGCGCGCTGGACCCGGGCAAGGTGCAACTGTTCCTGTGCTTCTACTACATCATGACGGGCATCCACGGCATCCACATCATCATCGGGATCGGGTGCATCCTGTGGGTGGCGTGGGAGGCGTGGCGCGGGACCGTGCCGCCGGAGAACTACAGCACCGTCGAGGTGGTGAGCCTCTACTGGCACTTGGTCGACGCGATCTGGCTGTTCCTGATGCCGCTGCTGTACCTGGCCGGCGCCGGGGCGCACCACTAA
- the rplM gene encoding 50S ribosomal protein L13: MSTTLAKASTVQQNWILIDATDLVVGRLAVTISNILRGKNKVTFTPHCDTGDFVIVVNAEKVQFTGDKWNQKEYQDYSHYAGGQKITSAKEMLEKKPEEIIFRAVKRMMPRGPLGYKQLSKLKIFKGNNHLHQAQNPQELKLK; the protein is encoded by the coding sequence ATGTCCACAACCCTCGCAAAAGCTTCCACGGTCCAGCAGAACTGGATTCTGATCGACGCCACGGACCTCGTGGTCGGCCGCCTCGCGGTCACGATCTCGAACATCCTCCGCGGCAAGAACAAGGTCACCTTCACCCCGCACTGCGACACCGGCGATTTCGTCATCGTCGTCAACGCGGAGAAGGTCCAGTTCACCGGCGACAAGTGGAACCAGAAAGAGTACCAGGACTACTCCCACTACGCCGGCGGCCAGAAGATCACCTCCGCCAAGGAGATGCTCGAGAAGAAGCCGGAAGAGATCATCTTCCGCGCCGTCAAGCGGATGATGCCCCGCGGCCCGCTCGGCTACAAGCAGCTCTCGAAGCTCAAGATTTTCAAGGGCAACAACCACCTGCACCAGGCGCAGAACCCGCAAGAACTCAAGCTGAAGTAA
- the cyoE gene encoding heme o synthase — translation MMKVTLTGEADTLNPLGSGAGAGVAAPKAHAPSRLADYVELTKPKIAVMALFTVGAGYLLAAGGNAEWRTLLHTLIGAGLVAAGGSALNQLFERRIDAKMRRTRKRPLPSGRLTPEEVAAVGAGLAGAGLAYLAATAGAAATVAAALTFIAYAFVYTPMKTWTVWNTVVGAVPGALPPVIGWYAAQGWSGGAEWEGAAALFAILFLWQLPHFLAIAWMYRADYAAGGLKMLPGSDPTGKLTAFAMVVTAAALLPLAVLVPLAGLGGWLFGVGAVLFALSFLRRTVEFALDRTDRKARRVLLSSLFYLPGVFALLMIDVLLVR, via the coding sequence ATGATGAAGGTGACGTTGACCGGCGAAGCCGACACGCTGAACCCGCTCGGCAGCGGAGCGGGCGCCGGTGTCGCCGCGCCGAAAGCTCACGCCCCATCACGCCTCGCCGATTACGTCGAACTGACCAAGCCCAAAATCGCGGTGATGGCGCTGTTCACCGTCGGCGCCGGATACCTGCTCGCCGCGGGCGGCAACGCCGAGTGGCGCACGCTGCTCCACACGCTGATCGGCGCCGGCCTGGTCGCGGCCGGCGGCAGCGCGCTGAACCAGCTCTTCGAGCGGCGCATCGACGCCAAGATGCGCCGCACCCGGAAACGGCCCCTCCCGTCGGGGCGGCTGACGCCCGAGGAAGTGGCCGCGGTCGGCGCCGGGCTCGCGGGCGCGGGGCTGGCGTACCTCGCGGCAACTGCGGGCGCTGCGGCGACCGTCGCGGCGGCTCTCACGTTCATCGCTTACGCGTTCGTCTACACACCGATGAAGACGTGGACCGTGTGGAACACGGTCGTGGGCGCTGTTCCCGGTGCGCTGCCGCCCGTGATCGGGTGGTACGCCGCGCAGGGCTGGAGCGGCGGGGCCGAGTGGGAAGGGGCGGCGGCGCTGTTCGCGATCCTGTTCCTGTGGCAACTCCCGCACTTCCTCGCGATCGCCTGGATGTACCGCGCGGACTACGCCGCCGGCGGGCTGAAGATGCTCCCCGGGTCCGACCCGACGGGCAAACTGACGGCGTTCGCGATGGTCGTTACGGCCGCCGCGCTGCTCCCGCTGGCGGTGCTGGTCCCGCTCGCCGGGCTGGGCGGTTGGCTGTTCGGCGTGGGCGCGGTTCTGTTCGCCCTCTCGTTCCTCCGCCGGACCGTCGAGTTCGCCCTCGACCGCACCGACCGCAAGGCCCGTAGGGTGCTGCTCTCGTCGCTGTTCTACCTCCCGGGCGTGTTCGCGCTGCTCATGATCGATGTCCTCCTGGTGAGGTGA
- a CDS encoding cytochrome c oxidase subunit I yields MSTVVTHRGPAAAPVPPEPAEQPVNYLNVSHTIWSWLFTVDHKRIGILYLISISVFFALGGFFAALIRANLVTPTGAIMTEDAYNRAFTAHGVLMLFFFLIPAVPAVMGNFFIPLMVGAKDLAFPKLNIASWYVFMIGATCSAWAVLAGGIDTGWTLYPPYSTRAAQSVVIPGVMGAFISGFSSIMTGLNVMVTVHKMRAPGLTWGRLPLFVWSLYATSLIQLLATPVVAISLVLLMVERAWGIGIFDPSIGGDPLLFQHLFWFYSHPAVYIMILPGMGVVSEILTCFSRKNIFGYHAVAWSSMGIAVVGFLLWAHHMFVAGISFYAALLFSLLSMLVAVPSAIKVFNWVATLYRGSITFHAPMLLSIGFLVLFTIGGLTGLFLATLGTDIHLHDTYFVVAHFHFVMVGGMVLAYMAAVHFWWPKMTGRMYSDWWSRVASIIIIVGFFLTFIPQFVMGYHGMPRRYPNYPAEFQFYHVMSTAGSSILGLGYLLPAIYLPLSLFFGKKAGANPWSATGLEWQTQSPPTVHNFDATPVVVCGPYEYAIGVDQMGRGLPEPPGSIDDPAHRSGTTGPEGPMKKETEVVG; encoded by the coding sequence ATGAGCACCGTCGTAACGCACCGCGGGCCGGCCGCGGCCCCGGTCCCGCCGGAGCCGGCGGAGCAGCCGGTCAACTACCTGAACGTGTCCCACACCATCTGGTCGTGGCTGTTCACCGTCGACCACAAGCGGATCGGGATCCTGTACCTGATCTCGATCTCGGTGTTCTTCGCACTCGGCGGGTTCTTCGCGGCCCTGATCCGCGCGAACCTGGTCACCCCGACCGGGGCGATCATGACCGAGGACGCCTACAACCGGGCGTTCACCGCGCACGGGGTGCTGATGCTGTTCTTCTTCCTCATCCCGGCCGTGCCGGCGGTGATGGGGAACTTCTTCATCCCGCTCATGGTCGGGGCGAAGGACCTGGCGTTCCCGAAGCTGAACATCGCGAGCTGGTACGTGTTCATGATCGGGGCCACGTGCTCCGCGTGGGCCGTGCTCGCGGGCGGCATCGACACCGGCTGGACCCTGTACCCGCCGTACAGCACCCGCGCGGCGCAGTCGGTGGTCATCCCCGGCGTGATGGGCGCGTTCATCTCGGGCTTCAGCTCGATCATGACCGGGCTGAACGTCATGGTGACCGTCCACAAGATGCGGGCGCCCGGCCTGACGTGGGGCCGGCTGCCGCTGTTCGTGTGGTCGCTGTACGCGACCAGCCTGATCCAGCTCCTCGCGACGCCCGTCGTGGCGATCTCGCTGGTGCTGCTCATGGTCGAGCGGGCCTGGGGCATCGGGATCTTCGACCCGAGCATCGGCGGCGACCCGCTGCTGTTCCAGCACCTGTTCTGGTTCTACAGCCACCCGGCCGTGTACATCATGATCCTGCCGGGGATGGGCGTGGTGAGCGAGATCCTCACCTGCTTCAGCCGCAAGAACATCTTCGGGTACCACGCGGTGGCGTGGTCCAGCATGGGCATCGCGGTGGTCGGCTTCCTGCTGTGGGCGCACCACATGTTCGTCGCGGGGATCAGCTTCTACGCGGCGCTGCTGTTCAGCCTGCTCAGCATGCTCGTGGCCGTGCCGTCGGCCATCAAGGTGTTCAACTGGGTGGCGACCCTGTACCGCGGGTCGATCACGTTCCACGCGCCGATGCTGCTGTCGATCGGGTTCCTGGTGCTGTTCACCATCGGCGGGCTCACGGGCCTGTTCCTGGCGACGCTGGGCACCGACATCCACCTGCACGACACCTACTTCGTCGTGGCCCACTTCCACTTCGTGATGGTGGGCGGGATGGTGCTGGCGTACATGGCCGCGGTCCACTTCTGGTGGCCGAAGATGACCGGCCGGATGTACTCCGACTGGTGGAGCCGGGTCGCCTCGATCATCATCATCGTCGGGTTCTTCCTCACGTTCATCCCGCAGTTCGTGATGGGCTACCACGGGATGCCGCGGCGGTACCCGAACTACCCGGCCGAGTTCCAGTTCTACCACGTGATGTCCACCGCGGGCTCCAGCATCCTGGGCCTGGGGTACCTGCTGCCGGCGATCTACCTGCCGCTGTCGCTGTTCTTCGGGAAGAAGGCCGGCGCGAACCCGTGGAGCGCCACGGGGCTGGAGTGGCAGACGCAGAGCCCGCCGACGGTGCACAACTTCGACGCCACGCCGGTCGTGGTGTGCGGGCCGTACGAGTACGCGATCGGCGTTGACCAGATGGGGCGCGGGCTGCCGGAGCCTCCCGGCTCGATCGACGATCCGGCGCATCGGAGCGGCACCACCGGGCCCGAAGGCCCCATGAAGAAGGAGACCGAAGTTGTCGGCTAG
- a CDS encoding c-type cytochrome, with translation MTARHTGRGRFRVAARAALPVAALAPVLLIALTAGCGKQPEYPPNFTFPSRADRLVLKLPDKPAAAVNDPNRRNDEIAALDSLGGKTADPVGLPADERAKVEAFLKTTFGTPAAPTVVAEGEAVARLKLTAAHLAEGGKLFRAKCQQCHNLAGDGRGTSSATIPFPRDYRQGVFKFVTGNASGKPRRADLVRVITDGLAATPMPSFARLHEGERDLLAGYVTYLAVRGQVEFEGLRALAEGRADDHAARVKTVLAEWEQAEAAAALPAEPDDGEPGAPKYQEAVRRGLALFTAKADNSCVSCHGEFGRKPVLRYEVWGTVAKPANLTDTTLKAGSRPEDVFARVRFGVPAVGMPAHPEYTDRQVWDLVRLVRSLPYPGKLPEDVRGTVYPK, from the coding sequence ATGACGGCTCGACACACGGGGCGGGGGCGGTTTCGGGTCGCGGCACGTGCCGCGCTGCCCGTGGCGGCCCTCGCCCCGGTGCTTTTAATCGCCCTCACCGCCGGTTGCGGGAAACAACCCGAGTACCCACCGAACTTCACGTTCCCTTCGCGCGCCGACCGGCTCGTGCTGAAACTGCCGGACAAACCCGCGGCGGCGGTCAACGACCCGAATCGTCGCAACGACGAGATCGCCGCTCTTGATTCGTTGGGCGGCAAAACCGCGGACCCGGTCGGGCTCCCGGCTGACGAGCGGGCGAAGGTCGAGGCGTTCCTCAAGACCACGTTCGGCACGCCCGCGGCCCCGACGGTTGTAGCCGAGGGTGAAGCCGTGGCCCGCCTCAAACTGACGGCCGCGCACCTCGCCGAAGGTGGCAAGCTGTTCCGTGCGAAGTGTCAGCAGTGTCACAACCTTGCGGGCGATGGTCGAGGGACATCCAGCGCGACGATCCCGTTCCCCCGAGACTACCGCCAAGGCGTCTTCAAGTTCGTGACGGGCAACGCGAGCGGGAAGCCACGCCGCGCCGATCTCGTTCGCGTGATCACGGACGGGCTCGCGGCCACGCCGATGCCGTCGTTCGCCCGGCTTCATGAGGGCGAGCGGGACCTGTTGGCCGGATACGTTACGTACCTCGCGGTGCGCGGGCAGGTCGAGTTCGAGGGGCTCCGGGCTTTAGCGGAGGGGCGTGCGGACGATCACGCGGCGCGCGTCAAAACCGTGCTCGCAGAGTGGGAGCAGGCCGAAGCGGCGGCGGCACTGCCCGCCGAACCGGACGACGGGGAACCCGGCGCGCCGAAGTATCAGGAGGCGGTTCGGCGCGGGCTCGCGCTGTTCACCGCGAAGGCGGACAATTCGTGCGTGAGCTGCCACGGCGAGTTCGGACGCAAACCGGTTCTGCGATACGAGGTGTGGGGCACGGTTGCCAAGCCGGCGAACCTCACCGACACGACGCTGAAGGCCGGTTCCCGGCCCGAGGACGTGTTCGCCCGCGTTCGGTTCGGCGTCCCGGCCGTTGGGATGCCGGCGCACCCGGAATACACCGACCGGCAGGTGTGGGATCTGGTGCGGCTCGTGCGGTCATTACCGTACCCGGGCAAGCTGCCCGAGGACGTGCGCGGCACCGTCTACCCGAAATAA
- a CDS encoding cytochrome C oxidase subunit IV family protein, producing the protein MSHPNTSADPSDPHGIRASADGTGLLLTVFAAVVALSLANIGLSTSIGPGKFTLPMQLLIGTIQAGLVAYYFMHLRHGDKVVILTALSSLFWMGIMFVLFLGDYMTRQYVVTG; encoded by the coding sequence ATGTCGCACCCGAACACGTCCGCCGACCCGAGCGACCCGCACGGCATCCGCGCCAGCGCGGACGGCACCGGACTCCTGCTGACCGTTTTCGCCGCCGTGGTGGCGCTCTCGCTCGCGAACATCGGCCTCTCGACCAGCATCGGGCCGGGCAAGTTCACGCTGCCGATGCAGTTGCTGATCGGCACCATCCAGGCCGGCCTGGTGGCATACTACTTCATGCACCTCCGGCACGGCGACAAGGTGGTGATCCTCACCGCGCTGTCCTCGCTGTTCTGGATGGGGATCATGTTCGTCCTGTTCCTGGGCGACTACATGACCCGCCAGTATGTTGTGACCGGCTGA